GGTCTGGTGTTGTAAATTCAGGATATCTACCACTCTTTTGATAATTAAATTTACCATTTTCTACAATTACTCCGCCCATTGCTGTTCCATGTCCACCAATAAATTTAGTTGCAGATTCTACTACAATATCTGCCCCATGATCAAGTGGTCGATACAAGTATGGTGAAGCAAATGTATTATCAGAGATAACTAAAATTCCATGTTCATGCGCAATCTTTGCAATTTCTTCAAGATCAATCAAGTTAATATCTGGATTACCAATTGTTTCAACATAAATTACTTTCGTATGTTCATTTATATTTTTTGCGAAATTATTAGGGTCGTCTGGATTCACAAAATGGGTTTTAATTCCCAGTTTTGGAAGTGTTACATTAAACAGATTATAAGTCCCACCATAAATTGTACCTGCAGAAATAATTTCATCGCCTTGTCCTGCAACATTAGTAATTGCCGCTGTAATAGCTGCTGCCCCAGTTGCTAGAGTCACGCCACTGGTTCCGTGCTCTAATTCTGCAACACGTTCGTCAACAACTGCAGTTGTCGGATTAGTCAGACGATTATAGATATTACCAGGATCTTTAAGTGCAAAGCGCGCCGCTGCCTGAGCAGCATCTTTAAATACATACGAGGTTGTTTGATAAATAGGTACAGCACGTGCCCCTGTTTCGTCAACTTTTTGTCCAGCATGTACCTGTAATGTTTCAAAATGTAAGTTTTGTTTTGTCATAATAAATCCTCCAATTTCATTTATATTTGCTTCTATTTTCAAAATTACACATTTTTATTTTTTTAAATCTCTTATTTCCAAATTTGCTTTGCTGTATCAACTACCAATTTTATTTTGGCCCACTGCTGCTCTGGTGTTAACTTGTTTCCTTCTTCCGTTGAAGCAAAACCGCATTGTGTACTCAACTTAAGATGTTCTAGCGGTACATATTGTGTAGCTTCCTTTACTCTGGCAATTAAAGACTCTGCTGATTCAAGCTCTGGGTGTTTACTTGTTACCAATCCCAAAACAACATCCTTTCCCTCTGGAACCTTAGCTAGTGGTGCAAAGTCTCCTGAACGATCATCATCAAATTCAAGATAAAAAGCAGAAACATCTTCTTTTGCAAACAAGTAATCGGCAACTGGAGCATAACCACCTGAAGCTGCCCACGTTGAATGATAATTTCCTCGACAGACGTGAGTACTAATTCTTAAATCATCTGGGAGATCAATCAATGCCGCATTATTAGCCGCCAAATACTTTTTTTGAATCTCTTGTCGATCTAGTCCTTTGCCTGCACGAGTAGCCCAGTAATTATTATCAACCACCATTCCCCAAGTACAATCGTCTAGCTTTACATCTCGACAACCTGCTTCATATAATGCAAGAATTAATTCACGATATGCTTTTCCAATATCAGCGATTAACCCATCTTCATCCGGATAAACTTTTCTCAAAGCTTTAATATTTTCCTCGTCTCTTACAAGTTCCGAATAAAATTGTGCAGGTGCTGGAATACTTTGACGTGCAGTTATCTCATCATTTTTTTCAACCAATTCTTCTAAAAATTTATAAGCTAACAAATCTGGATGATCTGGTTTAAATTCAATTTTACCAATAACTCTTGCAGAATCGGCTCTAGTTTCTTCATCATGAAATAAATATCCATGACTAGGAATGACATGCTCAATCCCTGCAAAACCCCAAAATGTATCTAGATGCCAATAACTTCTTCTAAATTCTCCATCTGTTACAATTTTCAAACCACTTTCTATTTCTTTTTCCACTAATTCTCGAATTAAGTCATTCTCAACTTCTTGTAATTCTTCTGCAGTAATTTTCTTATTAAAAAATTCTTCACGAGCTTTTTTTAATTCAGTAGGTCTCAAAAAGCTTCCCACAATATCGTAATGTAACTTTGTAGCTGTTTTAACCATAATTAAAATCCACCTTCCATTAATTCATAATCAACTTTAGCCTATTAAAACAACAAAAAAGCCCCCTATCTGCTTATAAAAAACAGATAAGGGGCGAATTAGCGCTATACCACCCTTGTTCACACTTAAAAAAGTGTCTCATCAGCACATAATGGATACTATGCTTGGGAAGCTAACGGTTCCTACCGAATATTCAGCGATCTACCAAATATCTCTATCTCAAAGTTCATCTTCACTAACTTAACTAATATCTGCTCTCAGCAATGTCAGACTTTCTGTAAAAAATTAACATTAGCTACTCTTCTTCTCATAAGATTATTAATATCGTTCTAATAGCTTAATGAGATTCTAATACTTAAAAAACTACTTGTCAACTAAAAAAAAGATTATTTTTCAACTTTTTTTGTACGTTTCTCATACAATATAAACAACCAATAGCCAATAATTCCAAAAAGAACTGGCCCAATCAATTCTAAAAAAAGATTCAAATAATTCTGAGTTGTAATTGCATCAACCATTGTCGATCCAACTCCTAGTAAAAGAACAAAATTAACAATCACTACTATCGTCACATATTTCCATTTAACTTT
Above is a window of Liquorilactobacillus hordei DSM 19519 DNA encoding:
- a CDS encoding 5-methyltetrahydropteroyltriglutamate--homocysteine S-methyltransferase, whose amino-acid sequence is MVKTATKLHYDIVGSFLRPTELKKAREEFFNKKITAEELQEVENDLIRELVEKEIESGLKIVTDGEFRRSYWHLDTFWGFAGIEHVIPSHGYLFHDEETRADSARVIGKIEFKPDHPDLLAYKFLEELVEKNDEITARQSIPAPAQFYSELVRDEENIKALRKVYPDEDGLIADIGKAYRELILALYEAGCRDVKLDDCTWGMVVDNNYWATRAGKGLDRQEIQKKYLAANNAALIDLPDDLRISTHVCRGNYHSTWAASGGYAPVADYLFAKEDVSAFYLEFDDDRSGDFAPLAKVPEGKDVVLGLVTSKHPELESAESLIARVKEATQYVPLEHLKLSTQCGFASTEEGNKLTPEQQWAKIKLVVDTAKQIWK
- a CDS encoding O-acetylhomoserine aminocarboxypropyltransferase/cysteine synthase family protein — encoded protein: MTKQNLHFETLQVHAGQKVDETGARAVPIYQTTSYVFKDAAQAAARFALKDPGNIYNRLTNPTTAVVDERVAELEHGTSGVTLATGAAAITAAITNVAGQGDEIISAGTIYGGTYNLFNVTLPKLGIKTHFVNPDDPNNFAKNINEHTKVIYVETIGNPDINLIDLEEIAKIAHEHGILVISDNTFASPYLYRPLDHGADIVVESATKFIGGHGTAMGGVIVENGKFNYQKSGRYPEFTTPDPQYNGLVFADLAGGAFTTKVRAEGLRDTGAAISPFNSFLLLQGLETLSLRLERHVENTRKIIAFLQKHPKVSWIKYPELTDNKYNELAKRDFPNGVGSIFTLGLTGGEKAGKELIEKLEIFSLLANVGDAKSLIIHPASTTHAQLNEEELEKAGITPDLIRISVGIENAEDLIADLQQALDNIE